A window of the Harmonia axyridis chromosome 5, icHarAxyr1.1, whole genome shotgun sequence genome harbors these coding sequences:
- the LOC123680981 gene encoding uncharacterized protein LOC123680981 isoform X2, with translation MKLFFPLVYFSDFVLRYKAKLEIVEIDKFIEFENYKVCDPDNLGWFDWIYDKFTGYCKDNKRDYLMSQRSSFHFFTPLSVISDQFDVIINVLKHLGTGFGSFMWSLMSEMPWYMKPVAGIFSFVLVIIILLMFGSYTLDVYPKFNLFHLFHFEVSKKPHIGNNQSQQDCISGENLKTLIANNRDRPITIVTGPIAQKKTSVCKFRTKPKFIPTKKISKAIVASNDEKHDMKEQK, from the exons TTTTTTCCTCTGGTGTACTTTTCTGACTTTGTCTTGAGATATAAAGCCAAGCTAGAG ATAGtggaaatagacaaatttattGAGTTTGAAAACTATAAAGTTTGTGATCCTGATAATTTAGGCTGGTTTGATTGGATATACGATAAATTCACAGGAT ATTGCAAAGACAACAAAAGAGATTATCTTATGTCTCAGCGCTCTTCGTTTCATTTCTTCACTCCATTGAGTGTCATCAGTGACCAGTTTGATGTTATTATAAATGTCCTGAAACATTTGGGCACTGGGTTTGGATCTTTCATGTGGTCGCTAATGT ctGAAATGCCATGGTATATGAAACCTGTTGCTGGAATATTCAGTTTTGTCTTAGTGATAATCATATTGCTGATGTTTGGTTCTTATACCCTTGATGTATACCCAAAGTTCAAtctttttcatttgtttcacTTTGAAGTAAGTAAGAAACCTCACATAGGAAATAACCAATCTCAACAAGATTGCATATCTGGGGAGAATTTAAAAACGTTGATAGCTAATAATCGAGATAGGCCAATTACTATAGTTACAGGACCCATCGCACAAAAAAAGACTTCAGTTTGTAAATTCAGAACAAAACCTAAATTTATACCAACAAAAAAGATATCCAAGGCTATAGTTGCAAGCAATGATGAAAAACATGACATGAAAGAACAGAAATAA